From Geobacter sp., one genomic window encodes:
- a CDS encoding rubredoxin gives MKKWRCIICDYIHEGPEPPEVCPECGAGPESFEEVT, from the coding sequence ATGAAAAAATGGCGTTGCATCATCTGCGATTACATCCACGAAGGTCCCGAACCCCCCGAGGTCTGCCCCGAGTGCGGTGCCGGTCCGGAGAGCTTCGAAGAGGTTACCTGA
- a CDS encoding peptidylprolyl isomerase, protein MNRVQKVVVTALCAALILAVQQTTPAVSAETQPTDQKSAPSQQAADTGAQKQAETPKTSPDDPVAKVGNAVITRGEMARAETILLKQNQPKQPLTAEQTKQVEDYVVEQLIAAELLYQAGLKVEPKDLDKQVAEKVAQGRSRFATKEEYENALKAQDIDEKQLTDYTRKEIIVNNLIDKEIAPKAQVSDEEIKKFYDDNRERYFSKPEQVRASHILIGVDQKADAETKKKAKEKAEALLKEVKEGKKDFAELAKANSTCPSSAQGGDLGFFGKGQMVAPFEQAAFALKPGEVSGVVETQFGYHIVKLTDKKPAENVSLEEAKPKIAEFLKNQKVQALVTDYINELRSKNKVEKLLK, encoded by the coding sequence ATGAACCGAGTACAGAAGGTCGTGGTCACGGCTCTCTGCGCCGCACTTATCCTGGCGGTTCAGCAGACTACACCGGCAGTGAGTGCCGAGACACAACCGACCGACCAGAAGTCTGCGCCTTCACAGCAGGCAGCGGACACAGGAGCGCAGAAGCAGGCCGAGACCCCCAAAACCAGTCCCGACGATCCCGTCGCCAAGGTGGGAAATGCGGTCATCACCCGCGGCGAAATGGCGCGGGCCGAGACGATCCTCCTCAAGCAGAATCAGCCGAAACAGCCGCTTACCGCCGAGCAGACCAAGCAGGTCGAGGATTACGTGGTGGAACAGCTCATTGCCGCCGAACTGCTCTATCAGGCCGGGCTGAAGGTGGAGCCGAAGGATCTGGACAAACAGGTAGCAGAGAAGGTCGCCCAGGGCAGAAGCCGCTTTGCCACGAAGGAAGAGTACGAAAATGCGCTCAAGGCACAGGATATCGACGAGAAACAGCTGACCGACTATACCCGCAAGGAGATCATCGTCAACAACCTGATCGACAAGGAGATTGCGCCCAAGGCACAGGTCAGCGACGAAGAGATCAAGAAATTCTACGACGACAATCGTGAACGTTACTTCAGCAAGCCCGAACAGGTCCGCGCCAGCCACATCCTGATCGGCGTCGACCAGAAGGCCGATGCCGAAACCAAGAAAAAGGCGAAGGAAAAGGCCGAGGCGCTGCTCAAAGAGGTCAAGGAAGGGAAGAAGGACTTTGCCGAACTCGCCAAGGCCAATTCGACCTGCCCCAGCAGCGCGCAGGGCGGCGATCTCGGCTTCTTCGGCAAAGGGCAGATGGTCGCTCCCTTCGAGCAGGCAGCCTTTGCCCTCAAGCCGGGCGAGGTGAGCGGCGTGGTCGAGACCCAGTTCGGCTACCACATCGTCAAACTGACGGACAAGAAACCGGCCGAAAACGTCTCTCTCGAAGAAGCCAAGCCCAAAATTGCCGAATTCCTCAAGAATCAGAAGGTCCAGGCTCTGGTTACCGACTACATCAACGAGCTGCGGAGCAAAAACAAGGTGGAAAAGCTCCTCAAATAA
- a CDS encoding DUF1450 domain-containing protein — MKIRFCGNNKGVKKIGARLKEEFPELDIKRKDCMKKCGVCKREPFALVDGLLVTAEEGEDLYQRIVAHLR, encoded by the coding sequence ATGAAGATCCGTTTCTGCGGCAATAACAAAGGGGTCAAGAAGATCGGCGCGCGGCTCAAGGAAGAATTCCCCGAGCTGGACATCAAGCGGAAGGACTGCATGAAGAAGTGCGGTGTCTGCAAGAGGGAGCCGTTCGCCCTGGTGGATGGGCTGCTCGTCACTGCCGAAGAGGGGGAGGACCTCTACCAGAGGATCGTGGCGCACTTGCGCTGA
- a CDS encoding cytochrome C has protein sequence MGRFWLVVCVAGGIVGSAAWGGAEQLGGYVDSCNRCHGDAARMQALGYPHFVVNRAEVARQTGMPAGCPDCHLGNPDAAAKDEAHKGLKRLLVVRKKGLVAEPADRKAPLMVTAGPVQRLKFQVMKDGKPVVDPTVNTVLYHDKLPETLTQDFATMEKTCGRCHSGQVAQFRTTPMGRNAKQSQYVSWSEPARGPHNCGVWSVANYKGIAAATAVPFSQAQSDLNQRTCNNCHVGCLDCHYYPTLPDRKEPRSGMHAFRKTPPPESCYGGGRGQFCHAGPEDRRRGAGYFAGPFSFPEGLAPDIHRTKGVGCLDCHSSNRDDASLPHGMVRRQATCTSCHAEIVKSHAASQHRTLSCEACHIGAAGGYQATFWGPGMLAGSTTPYYKYKDYYGIMSEPILIRDQRGRWIPVKPFPMAVMNQKGGGFTPGLKWRYPLTLADAERTDDAWGFVGLVDGLPENNKALLWVQMDKLSHRYGASRSCASCHGSAGGEQRRQVSWDFGDNGALPFSGSHLVIANREGLAIREMKAKDAIEADKGIAVSSLAPWYFLKDRWFVPGDFSLPAVPYGQGAASAAEELSAARAKGLVHR, from the coding sequence ATGGGACGATTCTGGCTGGTCGTGTGCGTGGCAGGGGGCATCGTGGGAAGTGCGGCATGGGGAGGCGCAGAGCAGCTCGGGGGGTATGTCGACAGCTGCAATCGCTGTCATGGCGATGCAGCCCGGATGCAGGCATTGGGATATCCGCACTTTGTCGTAAACCGTGCCGAGGTGGCGCGTCAGACCGGCATGCCGGCCGGCTGCCCCGACTGCCACCTGGGGAATCCCGATGCTGCGGCAAAGGATGAGGCGCACAAGGGGTTGAAGCGGCTGCTGGTGGTTCGGAAGAAGGGGCTCGTGGCCGAACCGGCGGATCGCAAGGCGCCGCTCATGGTGACTGCCGGCCCGGTACAGCGGCTCAAGTTCCAGGTGATGAAGGATGGCAAGCCGGTGGTCGACCCGACGGTCAACACCGTACTCTACCACGACAAGCTGCCGGAGACGCTCACCCAGGACTTCGCGACCATGGAAAAGACCTGCGGCCGTTGCCATAGCGGGCAGGTGGCCCAGTTCCGCACCACTCCCATGGGACGCAATGCCAAGCAGAGCCAGTATGTCAGCTGGAGCGAACCAGCCCGGGGCCCCCACAACTGCGGGGTCTGGTCGGTCGCCAACTACAAGGGGATCGCCGCCGCCACGGCAGTGCCGTTCAGCCAGGCCCAGTCGGATCTCAACCAGCGGACCTGCAACAACTGCCACGTGGGGTGCCTGGACTGCCACTACTACCCGACCCTTCCCGACCGGAAGGAGCCGCGCAGCGGCATGCATGCCTTCCGCAAGACACCGCCGCCGGAGAGCTGCTACGGTGGTGGCAGGGGGCAGTTCTGCCATGCCGGCCCCGAGGACCGGCGCCGCGGCGCCGGCTATTTTGCCGGGCCCTTCTCCTTCCCCGAGGGGTTGGCGCCCGACATCCACCGGACCAAGGGGGTCGGTTGTCTCGACTGCCATTCCTCGAACCGCGACGACGCGAGCCTCCCTCATGGCATGGTCAGGCGCCAGGCGACCTGTACCTCCTGCCACGCCGAGATCGTGAAGAGCCACGCTGCCTCGCAACACCGGACGCTTTCCTGCGAGGCGTGCCACATAGGGGCGGCAGGGGGATACCAGGCGACCTTCTGGGGGCCGGGCATGCTGGCCGGCAGCACCACCCCCTATTACAAATACAAGGATTACTACGGGATCATGAGCGAGCCGATCCTGATCCGCGATCAGCGCGGACGCTGGATACCGGTAAAACCGTTCCCCATGGCAGTGATGAACCAGAAGGGGGGCGGGTTTACGCCGGGGCTCAAGTGGCGCTACCCGCTTACGCTTGCCGATGCGGAGCGGACCGACGATGCCTGGGGCTTCGTGGGGCTCGTTGACGGGCTGCCGGAGAACAACAAGGCGCTCCTCTGGGTCCAGATGGACAAGCTCTCTCACCGCTACGGCGCCAGCCGTTCCTGCGCCTCGTGCCACGGCAGTGCCGGGGGCGAGCAGCGGCGCCAGGTTTCCTGGGATTTCGGCGACAACGGTGCGCTCCCCTTTTCCGGCAGTCATCTGGTGATTGCCAACCGGGAGGGGTTGGCAATCCGGGAGATGAAGGCAAAGGATGCCATCGAGGCGGACAAGGGGATAGCCGTTTCCAGCCTGGCTCCCTGGTATTTCCTCAAGGACCGCTGGTTTGTCCCCGGCGATTTTTCCCTGCCTGCGGTTCCCTACGGCCAGGGCGCTGCCTCGGCGGCGGAGGAGCTCTCCGCGGCCCGCGCCAAGGGGCTCGTACACCGCTAG
- a CDS encoding phosphotransferase → MLVEMHCHTAEHSACSGVPAVDLVRQVFAKGLQGIVLTDHHYLWPREEMQALRRAAGVPDHFCIMSGQELGSADFGDLLVYGASGIIPRGTALAEVRQRYPDAALVWAHPYRGGKTPEAERLCVPLLDGVEIFNSNHTVRGNSRALQDWHRLRFTAIAGTDTHGASYAGLYPTIFDHPLTSIEELAREIRAGRCRPFLKEIPRAGTHSQVTEVTIGTKGSDEQRERIIIRALDDRHSWQSAQRAFHIMEVLSEAGFSDGAFRVPRPIDQDAASMTLIEQGVRGRSLYDRLLVASEEDGRSFIELAARWLARLHGLKLQVTPAGEFAQREKQRLVRYLERFSAIEHRHLRKVREIAEAVGEHEERLIAVQGGSFVQGHGDYHPKNIFIGQDRQDDRETLFLAAIDFESSLVVPPAFDVGSFLAQHRNQFFPHVEVLRRFPEELFLNAYLVASGGVADDFLRQVELFRARSNLGIAAYLVKLGLGESENLWRLLVEAEQALLHC, encoded by the coding sequence ATGCTTGTGGAGATGCACTGTCATACCGCCGAGCACTCGGCATGCAGCGGGGTCCCGGCCGTCGATCTGGTCCGTCAGGTCTTTGCCAAGGGGCTGCAGGGGATCGTTCTTACGGATCACCACTACCTCTGGCCCCGTGAGGAGATGCAAGCGCTCCGTCGTGCTGCCGGGGTGCCGGACCATTTCTGCATCATGAGCGGTCAGGAGCTGGGCAGCGCCGATTTCGGCGATCTCCTGGTCTACGGCGCTTCCGGGATCATCCCCCGTGGGACTGCTCTGGCCGAGGTGCGACAGCGCTATCCCGATGCGGCCCTGGTCTGGGCGCATCCTTACCGGGGAGGGAAAACACCCGAGGCGGAGCGGCTTTGTGTGCCGCTTCTGGACGGCGTCGAGATCTTCAACTCCAACCACACCGTGCGGGGGAACAGTCGCGCGCTCCAGGACTGGCACCGCCTCCGCTTCACGGCGATCGCCGGCACCGATACCCATGGCGCCAGTTATGCCGGCCTCTATCCCACCATCTTCGATCATCCGCTGACCTCCATCGAGGAACTGGCCAGGGAGATCCGCGCGGGCCGCTGCCGGCCGTTTCTCAAGGAGATCCCCCGCGCAGGCACCCACAGCCAGGTGACCGAGGTGACCATCGGCACCAAGGGGAGTGACGAGCAGCGGGAACGGATCATCATCCGAGCTCTCGACGATCGTCACAGCTGGCAGTCGGCCCAACGGGCGTTTCACATCATGGAGGTCCTGTCCGAAGCCGGCTTTAGCGACGGCGCCTTCCGGGTGCCCCGCCCCATCGACCAGGATGCGGCGTCCATGACGCTCATCGAGCAGGGGGTCCGCGGCAGGTCGCTCTATGACCGGCTCCTCGTTGCATCGGAGGAGGACGGCCGCTCCTTCATCGAGCTGGCAGCCCGCTGGCTGGCCCGGCTCCATGGCCTGAAACTGCAGGTCACCCCTGCCGGCGAATTCGCCCAGCGCGAGAAGCAGCGGCTGGTCCGCTATCTGGAGCGGTTCTCCGCCATCGAGCACCGTCACCTGCGCAAGGTCCGGGAGATCGCCGAAGCGGTGGGGGAGCACGAAGAGCGGCTGATTGCGGTGCAGGGCGGGTCGTTCGTCCAGGGGCACGGCGACTATCATCCCAAGAACATCTTTATCGGCCAGGACCGCCAGGATGACCGGGAGACCCTGTTCCTGGCGGCCATCGATTTCGAGAGCTCGCTGGTCGTACCGCCCGCCTTCGATGTAGGTTCCTTTCTCGCCCAGCACCGCAACCAGTTCTTTCCCCATGTCGAGGTCCTACGCCGTTTTCCGGAGGAGCTGTTTCTCAATGCCTATCTGGTCGCATCCGGCGGGGTTGCGGACGATTTCCTCCGCCAGGTGGAGCTATTCCGGGCACGGAGCAACCTGGGGATCGCCGCCTATCTCGTCAAGCTCGGCCTGGGGGAGAGCGAGAACCTCTGGCGGCTGCTGGTCGAGGCGGAACAGGCGCTGCTCCACTGCTGA
- a CDS encoding ferritin encodes MLSKKMYTALNKHLNTELYSAYLYLSMSSAAEVMGFKGAANWFMVQYQEEMVHFMKFYTYLNSQGEQVRIGQMAAPDSAFTSLLQMFEMTLKHEQFITGCINELTDLAVKEKDHASQIFLQWFITEQIEEEENDRDLIGKLRLIGDNGYGLLMLDAELATRVFTPPAAPPA; translated from the coding sequence ATGCTCAGCAAGAAGATGTACACTGCACTCAACAAGCACCTGAATACCGAGCTCTACTCGGCCTATCTCTACCTCTCCATGTCGTCCGCGGCAGAGGTGATGGGGTTCAAGGGGGCGGCCAACTGGTTCATGGTCCAGTACCAGGAGGAGATGGTCCATTTCATGAAATTCTACACCTATCTCAACAGCCAGGGGGAACAGGTGCGGATCGGCCAGATGGCCGCCCCGGACAGCGCCTTTACGTCGCTTCTGCAGATGTTCGAGATGACCCTGAAACACGAGCAGTTCATCACCGGCTGCATCAACGAACTGACCGACCTGGCGGTGAAGGAGAAGGATCATGCCTCCCAGATCTTCCTGCAGTGGTTCATCACAGAGCAGATCGAGGAGGAGGAGAACGACCGGGACCTGATCGGCAAGCTGAGGCTGATCGGCGACAACGGCTACGGCCTGCTCATGCTGGACGCAGAGCTCGCTACCCGCGTCTTCACCCCTCCTGCCGCTCCCCCTGCCTAG
- a CDS encoding ferritin: MGFITLEDVIKFAVQREDTAYRLYKRAAEQTTSISARKMFEEFAAEEAGHKDVFSRMDLAKAEQYRASKISDMGISKYLVDIELKPDMTYVEILQYAIKAEENAYQLYKAAAEMTEEPQLKKTLEVFADVELGHKKRIEGIYDERVLTEN, encoded by the coding sequence ATGGGGTTCATTACCCTTGAGGACGTGATCAAGTTTGCCGTGCAGCGGGAGGATACCGCCTACCGGCTCTACAAGCGCGCAGCGGAGCAGACGACCAGTATCTCCGCCCGCAAGATGTTCGAGGAATTTGCCGCCGAGGAGGCGGGCCACAAGGATGTCTTCAGCCGGATGGACCTGGCGAAGGCCGAACAGTACCGGGCCAGCAAGATCTCCGATATGGGGATCAGCAAATACCTGGTGGATATAGAGCTGAAGCCCGACATGACCTATGTGGAGATCCTGCAGTATGCCATCAAGGCGGAAGAAAACGCCTATCAGCTCTACAAGGCGGCAGCGGAGATGACCGAAGAGCCGCAGCTGAAGAAGACCCTGGAGGTCTTTGCCGATGTGGAACTCGGCCACAAGAAGCGGATCGAAGGGATCTACGACGAGCGGGTGCTGACCGAGAACTAA
- a CDS encoding transcriptional repressor, with the protein MDRERCRANPKLKDLELLCREQGLPLTVQRRVILEELAGRADHPTAEQLYAAVKPRLSGVSRTTVYRVLDAFVRLGVARRIDTPDCSVRFDAEMGEHCHVHCLCCGRVADLDDPLHGQVPVPEINSQGFAITGYSIHFRGLCAECRAHGGQPATSPARRKNQ; encoded by the coding sequence ATGGATCGGGAGAGATGTCGTGCAAATCCCAAGCTGAAAGACCTTGAGCTCTTGTGCCGGGAACAGGGGCTTCCGCTCACCGTGCAGCGGCGGGTTATCCTGGAGGAGCTCGCCGGGCGGGCGGACCACCCGACGGCCGAGCAGCTCTACGCTGCGGTGAAGCCCCGGCTCTCCGGCGTTTCCCGGACTACGGTCTATCGGGTCCTGGATGCCTTTGTCCGCCTCGGCGTTGCCCGGCGGATCGACACCCCGGACTGTTCGGTCCGCTTCGATGCGGAGATGGGGGAGCATTGCCATGTCCACTGCCTCTGCTGCGGCAGGGTCGCCGATCTGGACGATCCCCTGCACGGCCAGGTGCCGGTGCCGGAGATCAACAGCCAGGGGTTTGCCATAACAGGCTATTCCATACACTTTCGGGGGCTCTGTGCCGAATGCCGGGCGCACGGGGGCCAACCCGCCACATCACCAGCAAGGAGGAAGAATCAATGA